From Pelmatolapia mariae isolate MD_Pm_ZW linkage group LG22, Pm_UMD_F_2, whole genome shotgun sequence, a single genomic window includes:
- the tmem64 gene encoding transmembrane protein 64, giving the protein MSMSGATTVQLFTKLVKHAVGKTQIQLNRWLQKTSTDECDKIDILICNAFDERGAGLGKSDGVPEASVDAGGTTFTGGAEFRHPCCITTFCFKSALLACILTAVCFSSVALVRQYLKDLLLWVESLDSFVGAMLFIVGLIIVSFPCGWGYIVLNVAAGYLYGFVLGMGLVMVGVLIGTFVAHVVCKRLLTDWVLNKVGNNEQLSAVIRVVEGGSGLKIVALARLTPIPFGLQNAVFSITDVSLPNYLVASSVGLLPTQLLNSYLGTTLRTMEDVIAEQSVSGYFVFSLQIIISIGLMFYVVHRAQVELNAAIAACQMELKSSHMNGSSTNHSSFTYCSKRVTAGSGNCINIV; this is encoded by the exons ATGTCAATGTCAGGGGCTACGACCGTGCAGCTTTTCACCAAGCTTGTAAAGCACGCAGTGGGCAAGACGCAGATCCAGCTGAACCGCTGGCTGCAGAAGACCTCCACGGATGAGTGTGACAAAATCGACATCCTAATATGCAACGCCTTTGATGAGAGGGGGGCTGGCTTGGGGAAGTCGGATGGTGTTCCCGAGGCCAGCGTTGACGCAGGGGGGACGACCTTCACCGGTGGTGCAGAGTTCAGACACCCGTGTTGTATCACCACCTTCTGTTTTAAAAGCGCCCTGCTGGCGTGCATCCTCACTGCTGTGTGCTTCTCCTCGGTGGCTCTGGTACGCCAATACCTCAAGGACCTCCTGCTCTGGGTGGAGAGTTTGGACAGCTTTGTTGGAGCCATGCTCTTTATAGTTGGTTTGATTATCGTGTCCTTTCCATGTGGATGGGGATATATTGTTCTTAATGTGGCTGCTGGCTACCTCTACGGCTTTGTGCTGGGCATGGGACTAGTTATGGTGGGGGTTCTAATAGGGACCTTTGTGGCACACGTGGTGTGCAAACGACTGTTGACTGACTGGGTGCTGAACAAAGTTGGAAACAACGAACAGCTCAGTGCCGTCATACGTGTGGTGGAAGGAGGAAGTGGACTCAAAATTGTGGCCTTAGCAAGACTCACCCCCATACCTTTTGGACttcaaaatgcagttttctcG ATCACAGATGTGTCCTTGCCAAACTACCTGGTGGCCTCCTCTGTGGGCCTGTTGCCCACACAGCTTCTAAACTCCTACCTGGGCACCACACTTCGTACTATGGAGGATGTCATCGCTGAGCAAAGCGTCAGCGGCTACTTCGTGTTCAGCCTGCAG ATCATCATCAGCATCGGCCTGATGTTCTACGTCGTGCATCGGGCTCAGGTAGAGCTCAACGCAGCCATCGCCGCCTGCCAGATGGAGCTGAAGTCGTCGCACATGAACGGCTCctccaccaatcacagcagcTTCACCTACTGCAGCAAGAGGGTGACAGCTGGAAGCGGAAACTGCATCAACATCGTGTGA